The genomic DNA GCCCCTCCGGCACCGCCTGGATCGTCGTCGTTGCCGCCGGGGTGGCTGCCGGGTTGCAGGTGTGGAAGGTGCCGCCCGCTGTTCCGTTCCTGCGGCACGACCTGTCGCTGAGTCTGGTCCAGGCCGGGACCCTGCTGGGGATCGTCCAACTGGCCGGGATGCTCGGGGGACTTGCCGTGTCGCTGCTGGCCGAGCTGATCGGTGAGCGGCGCTGTCTGAGCGCGGGGCTGGTGCTGCTGTTCCTCGGTTCGGCGGGCGGCGGCTTCGCGTGGTCGGCGGCGCCTCTGCTGGTGTCGCGGGCGGTCGAGGGGGCCGGTTTCATCCTGGTGGCGGTGATGGGCCCGGGGTTGATCCGGCGCACCGCCCCGCCCGGGCGGTTCACGACGGCGATGGGCTTCTGGGGTGCCTACCAGGGCATCTCCACCTTCGCCGGGCTCGTCGTCGGCGCGCTGGCGCTCCAGGTGCTGCCGTGGCGGGTGTGGTGGTGGGGCATGGCCGTGATCGCGCTGCTGCCGTTGCCGTGGGTCCTGGCCCGGATTCCCCGTGACGACGCGGGCGGTGTGCGCGGCGCGGCCGACGCCCTCACGCGGATCGGCCGTACCGTCCGTGCACCGGCTCCCTGGACGGCCGGCCTCGTCTTCGCCTGTTACACGCTGCCGTGGATGGCGGTGGTCGGGTTCCTGCCCACCATCTACCGCGACGGCGGGATGACGGGCAGTTGGCCGGGCGTTCTCAGCGCCCTGGTCGGCGCGGCGAACGCCGTCGGCTCGATCGGCACGGCGGCGCTCGTGCGACACGGCCTGCCCACCCGTGTCCTTCTCGTCCCCGCGTTCGTCCTCATGGCGGTCACGTCCGTGCTGACCTTCGCCGTCGACTGGCACCGCCTCCCGGCAGGTACCGCCGGGCAGTTCGCGTGTGTCGCGGTCTTCTCGCTGACCGGTGGTGCGATACCGGCGACCCTGCTGCGCATGATCGGTGAGCTGACGCCGGCCGGGGGCTCCGCTCCCGCGACCATGGGTCTGATCCAGCAACTGTTCAACGCCGGGAGTTTCGTCGGTCCGGCCCTCGCCGCTTGGCTGGCCACCCGCACCGGTGACTGGCACTCCACCTGGTGGATCACCTGTGCCTGCGCGGCCGTCGGGATCGTCCTCGGTCTGCGCCTCCGTGACCGATCCGGATCCGCTACGGGAACTCCCCGTCCCCCAGCCGCTGTTGGAGACCGGTACGGAGGGGATCGTCGGCGGGCAGGCCGAGTTCGGCGGTGATGGCGAGTGCGCGGGACCAGGCCTCGTGGGCCGCGTCGGACTGGCCGGCGCCGTGGTGGCTGTCGCCGAGGCGGATCAGGCAGTCGGCCTCGCTG from Streptomyces sp. NBC_01478 includes the following:
- a CDS encoding MFS transporter, which gives rise to MAEQTRPSGTAWIVVVAAGVAAGLQVWKVPPAVPFLRHDLSLSLVQAGTLLGIVQLAGMLGGLAVSLLAELIGERRCLSAGLVLLFLGSAGGGFAWSAAPLLVSRAVEGAGFILVAVMGPGLIRRTAPPGRFTTAMGFWGAYQGISTFAGLVVGALALQVLPWRVWWWGMAVIALLPLPWVLARIPRDDAGGVRGAADALTRIGRTVRAPAPWTAGLVFACYTLPWMAVVGFLPTIYRDGGMTGSWPGVLSALVGAANAVGSIGTAALVRHGLPTRVLLVPAFVLMAVTSVLTFAVDWHRLPAGTAGQFACVAVFSLTGGAIPATLLRMIGELTPAGGSAPATMGLIQQLFNAGSFVGPALAAWLATRTGDWHSTWWITCACAAVGIVLGLRLRDRSGSATGTPRPPAAVGDRYGGDRRRAGRVRR